The following proteins come from a genomic window of Achromobacter sp. AONIH1:
- the der gene encoding ribosome biogenesis GTPase Der, translating to MSFKPVVALVGRPNVGKSTLFNRLTRSRAALVADYSGLTRDRHYGEGRVGEIPFIAIDTGGFEPVAKDGILLEMARQTRQAIAEADVVVFLVDARAGLNAHDHEIAQLLRKSGQQRVLLAVNKAEGMGSGAAVAEFHELGLGQPYAISAAHGDGIVDLIELALKDLAPPVEEEPVEEGPHDHRIKLAIVGRPNVGKSTLINTLMGEERVIAFDMPGTTRDAIEIDFERDGRRYTLIDTAGLRKRGKVFEAVEKFSVIKTLQAIEASNVVLLMLDAQTEISEQDAHIAGFVLETGRAVVVAINKWDGLDADQKERIEREFQRKLRFLSFARMHTISALRAQGMRPLLKSINAAHSAAFAKLSTPKLTRELQAAVEQQPPPRKGIFRPKMRYAHQGGQNPPLVVIHGNALDAVPDSYRRYLETRFRNAFDLAGTPLRIEFKSSHNPYAQED from the coding sequence GTGTCTTTCAAGCCTGTCGTCGCCCTGGTCGGCCGCCCCAATGTGGGGAAGTCGACCCTTTTCAACCGCCTGACGCGATCGCGCGCCGCGCTGGTGGCCGATTATTCCGGCCTGACCCGCGATCGCCACTATGGCGAGGGCAGGGTGGGCGAGATCCCGTTCATCGCGATCGACACGGGCGGCTTCGAGCCGGTGGCCAAGGACGGCATCCTGCTGGAAATGGCGCGCCAGACCCGGCAGGCCATCGCCGAGGCCGACGTGGTCGTGTTCCTGGTGGACGCGCGAGCCGGCCTCAACGCCCATGACCACGAGATCGCCCAACTGCTGCGCAAATCCGGCCAGCAGCGCGTGCTGCTGGCGGTCAACAAGGCCGAGGGCATGGGATCCGGCGCCGCCGTGGCCGAGTTCCACGAACTGGGCCTGGGCCAGCCGTATGCGATTTCGGCAGCGCACGGCGATGGCATCGTCGACCTGATCGAGCTGGCGCTGAAGGACCTGGCGCCGCCGGTCGAGGAAGAGCCCGTCGAGGAAGGCCCGCACGATCACCGCATCAAGCTGGCCATCGTCGGCCGTCCCAACGTCGGCAAGTCCACGCTCATCAACACGCTGATGGGCGAAGAGCGCGTCATCGCGTTCGACATGCCGGGCACCACGCGCGACGCCATCGAAATCGACTTCGAGCGCGACGGCCGCCGCTACACGCTGATCGACACGGCCGGCCTGCGCAAGCGCGGCAAGGTGTTCGAGGCGGTCGAGAAGTTCTCGGTCATCAAGACCCTGCAGGCCATCGAGGCCAGCAACGTGGTCCTGCTGATGCTGGACGCGCAGACCGAAATCTCCGAGCAGGACGCCCACATCGCGGGCTTCGTGCTGGAGACGGGCCGCGCGGTGGTGGTCGCCATCAACAAATGGGATGGCCTGGACGCCGACCAGAAGGAACGCATCGAGCGCGAGTTCCAGCGCAAGCTGCGCTTCCTGTCCTTCGCCCGCATGCACACGATTTCGGCGTTGCGTGCACAGGGCATGCGGCCGCTGCTCAAGTCCATCAACGCCGCCCACAGCGCCGCCTTCGCCAAGCTGTCCACGCCCAAGCTCACCCGCGAGCTGCAGGCCGCGGTCGAGCAGCAGCCGCCGCCCCGCAAGGGCATCTTCCGCCCCAAGATGCGCTACGCGCACCAGGGCGGCCAGAACCCGCCGCTGGTCGTCATCCACGGCAACGCGCTGGATGCGGTGCCGGATTCCTACCGGCGCTACCTGGAAACGCGTTTCCGCAACGCCTTCGACCTGGCCGGCACGCCGCTGCGGATCGAATTCAAGTCATCGCACAATCCTTACGCGCAGGAAGATTGA